In Temnothorax longispinosus isolate EJ_2023e chromosome 10, Tlon_JGU_v1, whole genome shotgun sequence, a single window of DNA contains:
- the LOC139819917 gene encoding LOW QUALITY PROTEIN: uncharacterized protein (The sequence of the model RefSeq protein was modified relative to this genomic sequence to represent the inferred CDS: deleted 2 bases in 1 codon), with product MELAKEKAKASTQAAVADKSKATKEPEVTDAEKKKHEERKSVSTGKPKKTVAKIKMKKARNVGETSYDPTKLEDSPAQVLERFKRGCECVDDQCFKDLNPEVVYRHRLNIAELTKAEHDMYLMGVTMACLTDPYQTARHTERRRLRAQYVYQGRRVCLDAFLYLENCTHYQIKRIRKHLMTHGVTPRVHGNHGKVPHNTFSLDIYKIATEFLKSFIEVQETKQKTKLAKNAPLHLPPDVTRKTVHDLYTQYCKKVSPNVKNMGYSTFRRFMKVQFPQVKFAKLEFVVRNQSAQNHCAAEPDARDDTGQRKSPKSDLEAKGGAILPLVITGDLGQSETYVLTPIRKLQDCTVSYQVTTRGLVVNSCYHPVENESGVTWKTCENKM from the exons ATGGAGCTGGCTAAGGAAAAAGCGAAAGCTAGTACGCAGGCCGCTGTTGCTGATAAAAGTAAAGCAACAAAGGAGCCAGAAGTAACGGACGCGGAGAAGAAG AAACACGAGGAACGCAAGAGCGTCTCCACCGGCAAGCCAAAGAAGACAGTCGCGAAGATCAAGATGAAGAAAGCTCGGAACGTGGGCGAGACGAGTTACGATCCCACGAAACTGGAGGACAGTCCGGCCCAGGTGTTGGAACGCTTCAAGAGAGGCTGCGAATGCGTCGACGATCAGTGCTTCAAGGACCTAAATCCCGAGGTGGTTTATCGGCACAGGCTAAATATCGCGGAGCTAACTAAGGCCGAGCACGACATGTATTTGATGGGCGTGACCATGGCATGTCTGACGGATCCCTATCAAACTGCCCGGCACACGGAGCGACGTAGGTTACGCGCGCAGTACGTTTATCAGGGCCGCAGGGTCTGCCTGGACGCTTTTCTGTACTTGGAGAACTGCACGCATTATCAGATCAAGCGGATCCGGAAGCATCTGATGACGCACGGCGTGACGCCGCGCGTGCACGGCAATCACGGCAAGGTGCCGCACAACACGTTCTCGCTGGACATATACAAGATCGCGACGGAGTTCCTGAAGAGCTTCATCGAGGTGCAGGAGACGAAGCAGAAGACCAAGCTCGCCAAGAACGCGCCGTTGCACCTGCCGCCGGACGTCACGCGGAAAACGGTTCACGATCTGTACACGCAGTACTGCAAGAAAGTGTCGCCCAACGTCAAGAACATGGGCTACTCGACGTTTCGGCGCTTCATGAAGGTGCAGTTCCCGCAGGTGAAGTTCGCCAAGCTCGAGTTCGTCGTGAGAAATCAGAGCGCGCAGAATCACTGCGCGGCCGAGCCTGACGCGAGGGACGATACGGGCCAACGGAAATCGCCCAAGTCGGACCTGGAGGCGAAGGGTGGCGCGATACTGCCGTTGGTGATAACCGGCGATCTAGGACAGAGCGAGACCTACGTGCTGACGCCTATCAGAAAATTGCAGGACTGCACCGTGAGTTATCAGGTCACTACGCGCGGGCTGGTAGTTAAC TCCTGCTATCACCCTGTCGAAAACGAAAGCGGTGTAACGTGGAAGACTTGTGAAaacaaaatgtga